The Glycine soja cultivar W05 chromosome 8, ASM419377v2, whole genome shotgun sequence genome has a window encoding:
- the LOC114420957 gene encoding protein DYAD-like isoform X1 yields MAHLDVCHQVRFIGQLEEYGSRLSSSIPTVEGSKDKEEIVEVKPIFMPNFKKRKRLSLNRLREIKADMCARQSSGTPKTKCESIDRWSAKRYELAQQSMWEVLKGEGATFENPITRPALRMAARKHIGDTGLLDHLLKHIDGKVAPGGTERFRRCFNTKGIMEYWLESANLDEIRQETGVQDPYIGELKMLKIEMAQMKKDMQELIAKKQEKSEMCLMEETQKSFVNWKAMTEQRVTEIMTSLKGVQGMHENMLIWKTKVEQQLIEITNKLSDVQKLREDTTSSYPPVSWEDWLGSTNTDNIQGNELNLELLNVPKEVVLQDLNSTLPTQLQCVELTNMNSNLLELVPKIKEDQPNVTPDSSMTVNSKSDLDNSLILYQEMIMELFTSRDKMEQQLLQIANTVYGMLTMK; encoded by the exons ATGGCTCATTTGGATGTTTGTCATCAAGTCAGGTTCATTGGTCAGCTTGAGGAATATGGAAGTAGACTTTCTTCCAGTATTCCTACGGTAGAAGGATCAAAAGATAAAGAAGAAATCGTTGAAGTTAAACCTATCTTCATGccaaattttaagaaaagaaaacgcCTTAGCCTTAATCGTCTTAGAGAGATCAAAGCAGATATGTGTGCAAGGCAAAGTAGTGGCACACCTAAAACAAAGTGTGAAAGCATAGACAGATGGTCAGCTAAGAG GTATGAGTTGGCTCAGCAAAGCATGTGGGAGGTCTTAAAGGGCGAAGGTGCAACTTTTGAAAATCCAATTACCCGACCTGCACTAAGAATGGCTGCCCGTAAACACATTGGTGATACTGGACTGTTAGACCACTTACTGAAGCACATTGATGGTAAAGTGGCACCTGGAGGAACTGAGCGGTTCCGTCGATGTTTCAACACCAAGGGAATCATGGAGTATTGGTTGGAGAGTGCTAATTTGGATGAGATTCGCCAGGAGACTGGGGTGCAAGACCCTTATATTGGTGAACTGAAAATGCTTAAAATTGAAATGGCCCAGATGAAGAA AGACATGCAAGAGCTCATTGCCAAGAAGCAAGAAAAAAGTGAAATGTGCTTGATGGAG GAGACACAGAAAAGTTTTGTGAATTGGAAAGCTATGACTGAGCAGCGTGTAACTGAGATTATGACTTCTTTGAAGGGTGTGCAG GGCATGCATGAAAACATGTTGATTTGGAAAACTAAAGTTGAGCAACAGCTAATAGAAATAACCAATAAATTGAGTGATGTGCAAAAATTGAGAGAAGACACCACTTCAAGTTATCCTCCAGTAAGTTGGGAGGATTGGCTAGGAAGCACCAACACAGACAATATTCAGGGAAATGAACTCAACCTGGAGCTGCTTAATGTTCCAAAAGAGGTTGTACTTCAAGATCTGAACTCAACCCTACCAACTCAGCTGCAATGTGTAGAACTGACTAACATGAATAG CAATTTGCTGGAGTTGGTGCCAAAGATAAAGGAAGATCAACCTAATGTGACCCCTGATTCTTCTATGACTGTTAATTCAAAGTCAGACCTTGACAATTCATTGATATTGTATCAG GAAATGATCATGGAATTATTTACATCGAGGGATAAAATGGAGCAGCAGTTATTGCAGATAGCAAATACTGTATATGGCATGCTGACAATGAAATAG
- the LOC114420957 gene encoding protein DYAD-like isoform X2, producing MAHLDVCHQVRFIGQLEEYGSRLSSSIPTVEGSKDKEEIVEVKPIFMPNFKKRKRLSLNRLREIKADMCARQSSGTPKTKCESIDRWSAKRYELAQQSMWEVLKGEGATFENPITRPALRMAARKHIGDTGLLDHLLKHIDGKVAPGGTERFRRCFNTKGIMEYWLESANLDEIRQETGVQDPYIGELKMLKIEMAQMKKDMQELIAKKQEKSEMCLMEKSFVNWKAMTEQRVTEIMTSLKGVQGMHENMLIWKTKVEQQLIEITNKLSDVQKLREDTTSSYPPVSWEDWLGSTNTDNIQGNELNLELLNVPKEVVLQDLNSTLPTQLQCVELTNMNSNLLELVPKIKEDQPNVTPDSSMTVNSKSDLDNSLILYQEMIMELFTSRDKMEQQLLQIANTVYGMLTMK from the exons ATGGCTCATTTGGATGTTTGTCATCAAGTCAGGTTCATTGGTCAGCTTGAGGAATATGGAAGTAGACTTTCTTCCAGTATTCCTACGGTAGAAGGATCAAAAGATAAAGAAGAAATCGTTGAAGTTAAACCTATCTTCATGccaaattttaagaaaagaaaacgcCTTAGCCTTAATCGTCTTAGAGAGATCAAAGCAGATATGTGTGCAAGGCAAAGTAGTGGCACACCTAAAACAAAGTGTGAAAGCATAGACAGATGGTCAGCTAAGAG GTATGAGTTGGCTCAGCAAAGCATGTGGGAGGTCTTAAAGGGCGAAGGTGCAACTTTTGAAAATCCAATTACCCGACCTGCACTAAGAATGGCTGCCCGTAAACACATTGGTGATACTGGACTGTTAGACCACTTACTGAAGCACATTGATGGTAAAGTGGCACCTGGAGGAACTGAGCGGTTCCGTCGATGTTTCAACACCAAGGGAATCATGGAGTATTGGTTGGAGAGTGCTAATTTGGATGAGATTCGCCAGGAGACTGGGGTGCAAGACCCTTATATTGGTGAACTGAAAATGCTTAAAATTGAAATGGCCCAGATGAAGAA AGACATGCAAGAGCTCATTGCCAAGAAGCAAGAAAAAAGTGAAATGTGCTTGATGGAG AAAAGTTTTGTGAATTGGAAAGCTATGACTGAGCAGCGTGTAACTGAGATTATGACTTCTTTGAAGGGTGTGCAG GGCATGCATGAAAACATGTTGATTTGGAAAACTAAAGTTGAGCAACAGCTAATAGAAATAACCAATAAATTGAGTGATGTGCAAAAATTGAGAGAAGACACCACTTCAAGTTATCCTCCAGTAAGTTGGGAGGATTGGCTAGGAAGCACCAACACAGACAATATTCAGGGAAATGAACTCAACCTGGAGCTGCTTAATGTTCCAAAAGAGGTTGTACTTCAAGATCTGAACTCAACCCTACCAACTCAGCTGCAATGTGTAGAACTGACTAACATGAATAG CAATTTGCTGGAGTTGGTGCCAAAGATAAAGGAAGATCAACCTAATGTGACCCCTGATTCTTCTATGACTGTTAATTCAAAGTCAGACCTTGACAATTCATTGATATTGTATCAG GAAATGATCATGGAATTATTTACATCGAGGGATAAAATGGAGCAGCAGTTATTGCAGATAGCAAATACTGTATATGGCATGCTGACAATGAAATAG